A DNA window from Pseudorasbora parva isolate DD20220531a chromosome 5, ASM2467924v1, whole genome shotgun sequence contains the following coding sequences:
- the LOC137075984 gene encoding uncharacterized protein: MAAGQTDLASLGFLNQTARMRSWLNSLNQAKIAEPTIHHYLKNVAQFLAYVAETPPPTSRLSRTVMVGLNREIKNMIRSVRRRVVMHEVKVKQAKEGRLISKTTLRQCLAKAKVAIPKILARLCQSPNRNDQWSFYGHLTAYFACIYGHRSGVFQNMTIQEVEAARKNSKDGCYVINISTHKTNQAFGAAQLALNEEEFEWMTGFLELRPYMVGGADPTYFFFTSKPSSCKNLNQYFQDAWAGMGLPGTPNFTEIRTSIATHAKNTHNPGDRHKVSQFMCHDTSTADRFYALNLDATQAREHRRLFEAAVEGEDTTPGSPEKKVRKRKRPTKPIRTTRPARRTPASPSPSDSHEEEVDSAASKGPTTPKKRRVLTPRKGYPLVLISPLKTQTLRILAKRQRKPPKFF; the protein is encoded by the exons ATGGCGGCGGGGCAGACGGATCTGGCAAGCCTGGGCTTCCTTAATCAGACGGCGAGGATGCGGTCTTGGCTGAACAGCCTCAACCAGGCCAAGATCGCGGAGCCGACCATACATCATTATCTGAAAAATGTGGCCCAGTTCCTGGCCTACGTGGCCGAGACCCCGCCACCCACCAGCCGGCTCTCCCGGACAGTCATGGTGGGGCTGAACCGGGAGATCAAAAACATGATCCGCTCCGTCCGGCGGAGAGTGGTTATGCATGAGGTGAAGGTCAAGCAGGCCAAGGAGGGCCGCCTCATCTCGAAGACCACTCTCCGCCAGTGCCTGGCCAAGGCAAAGGTAGCCATCCCGAAGATCCTGG CCCGTCTCTGCCAGTCACCCAACAGGAATGACCAGTGGTCGTTCTATGGACACCTCACTGCATACTTTGCCTGCATTTATGGGCATCGCAGTGGGGTGTTCCAAAACATGACCATCCAAGAGGTAGAGGCGGCCAGGAAGAACTCTAAGGATGGCTGCTATGTGATCAAT ATATCAACACACAAGACAAACCAGGCGTTCGGAGCGGCCCAGTTGGCCTTAAACGAGGAGGAATTTGAATGGATGACGGGGTTCCTGGAGCTGAGGCCCTATATGGTGGGGGGGGCCGACCCCACCTACTTTTTTTTCACATCAAAGCCCAGCTCATGCAAAAATCTTAATCAATACTTTCAGGATGCATGGGCTGGGATGGGCCTCCCAGGAACCCCGAACTTTACTGAAATCCGGACGTCCATCGCCACCCAC GCCAAGAACACCCATAACCCCGGGGACCGGCACAAGGTGTCCCAATTTATGTGCCACGATACCTCCACGGCTGACCGGTTCTACGCCCTCAATCTAGATGCCACACAGGCTCGGGAGCACCGGAGACTATTTGAGGCGGCCGTGGAGGGAGAGGACACCACCCCGGGGTCTCCGGAGAAGAAAGTTAGAAAAAGAAAGAGGCCCACCAAGCCCATCAGGACCACCAGGCCGGCCAGGCGAACCCCCGCCAGCCCGTCTCCCTCCGACAGCCATGAAGAGGAGGTGGATTCTGCCGCTTCC AAGGGACCCACCACCCCCAAAAAACGGAGGGTCCTGACTCCCAGGAAGGGATACCCTCTGGTCTTGATTTCACCCCTGAAAACGCAGACCCTCCGGATCTTGGCGAAGCGGCAGAGGAAGCCACCAAAGTTTTTTTGA